From the Effusibacillus pohliae DSM 22757 genome, the window ACTGAAGGAGAGGGGCTGGCGGTAGATCGGCCCCTGTACATAAACCGTGGGGCACACGGGGTTAGCCTGGTCAACTTCCTCTCACGAGAGAGGATTACCCAGGAACGCCCAACAGGCGAGCGGCTTGGAAGAGGGTGACATCAGCGGGCGTTAAAGCGGCGAATCTGCATAGGAAGCCCGCATGGTGGTTAGCCCTCGAAAGGCTGCCGAAGAATGTTGGGTGATGTCATTAATGACAAACCTCGAAAGTAATCATAGGGCTGTTGGGTGCTGTCAGAGAGAGAACTCCGTAGGCACCCCAGAAGTATTTGCTCCCCCTTGCAAACTCTTCCAACTTATGTTCAGATAAGGATAAAATCGAACCACAGGGAGAGTTGAATGGTATGAAAAACATCATGTCTATGTTGACCATAACGGCAGTTACCTTGACCATGTTGGCCGGGTGCGGGGAGAAAAAGGCGGATGCGCCGCAATCGTCCCAGCAGCAACCCCAACAAACCCAACAGGCGCAGCAGCAGCCGCAGATGAGCGATCAGGACAAGGCGGCTGAGGTTGTGAGGCAGTTTTTGACTGCGATAGGGGAATTTGATTATCGTAAGCCAGAATCCTTTCACTCCCAAGAGAAATTACTTGCTCATCCTGAAACCCTTCGCACCGGGGATGGATCTTTCTTTCCATCGAGGCAAGATAAACTATACCAATCTGCTGTGAAAGACAGGGAAGTCTCTTCAATTGTCGAGCCGGCAAAGGTCAAATTCGTTGGTCAAAAGGGTGACACGTATGAATTTGAGGGTTCAATTCACGTGGTCGGGACCAATGAGGAGACGAAACAAAAGGTGGAAGATATTACCTTGAGCGGGACATTTAAGGTCACAAAGCAACCGGATGGCAAGTATTTGATCACGTCTTACCAGTTTAATTAACCCCTGTCGGGGTCTCCCTTACATACCACCAATTCGGTGGGCGATAAGGGGGTGAAGAACATGCGGCTTCTTAAAAAAGGAATTATTTTGATTACTTTATTCTCAATTCTGGTGCCAAGTTCCGCTTTCGCAGGAGCTATTGGAAGCTATCAAAAAGACAGAGTCTCCGCCACCGTCACCGTCGGCGCCGACGACGGTCCCTCGCAAACCCGCTCTCCCGGTTCCTCGGGACAGTCGGGCGGGAACGGGGGTGGCCAACCTGCACCTCCTGCCTGGTATCAGGATCTCCTCGATACAGCTGTCATCGTGGGCGAAAACATTGCGCAAAATCATTTGCAGCGTAGCAGTGGATCCTTTTTCTTTAAAGACATGGATAGTCCATGGAGCCAGGGAGATAACGCCGGCGATCCGACCCGTTTTCAGGTGAATTGGACGTCGAACACAACGGGGGAACAAATTCGAAATGTGATTCCGCTTCACTGGGATTGGCAGTTTACCAATAAAAGTAACGGGAAGACCGAATACGCCTGGTCGGGCCCTCTGCAGCGGATTACCAGAACCTTCTATGATCCGGGTCATTACTACGTGTACTATCGGGAGTATGATAAGTGGGAAACGGGGTATTACACCAGGGTTTCTGGCGTGACCCGTGTGACAGTCGGGGACAAAATCGTGGATGTTCCTTTTTCCTATAGCGTGTGGAACAGTACCGGCTGGCATGAGGGATACCTGAACGGTGCGGACTTCAAGTATCTGCTGGACTTCACGCTGGACAATGAACAGGTAGGCCGACTGTTTCATGTGGAGATTGCCAACAAGAAACCCGAGGTCCGAAACGTGATCATGGCACTTGTGGAAGACTTGTAAAAACAGCTCCAGGGCGATCTCGACAATGCTCCCGATTCGAACAAAAAACGAGCGGCTTCCTTAAGAACAGGAAGCGATAATATCGACTATGCATGGCTTGCTGCAATGATGGTGGGAAGTGATAACTCTCCCGCTCGGCACCCATCCGATGACCATACACACACCAACGATTCCTCTTCTTCAAAACAGTCAAGTTGTGGCTCCAGTCACCATCATGTCGATTGCAATTCAAGCAGTTGCGGTTCAGGGTGCGGCAGCAGTTGATTTTCATCCGGTTCGTGGTAGATTTTGCGATCAAGCTGACATGTGCTGAACGCATCAGACGAATTCAAAAAGACACAGTGGAAGAGTGGAAGGGAATTTTATTCAAACTTTTCCGGGGGCAAAATCTTAATACCTGGTTTGGCCGGTTTGATCGGTTTATTCAGCGTTATTTCTACATAGTCTATACGAAACCCGTCATGTTCCATGAGGAACTTATACTTTACTATCGGGCTCTCCTCTTTCTTTGCACACAATGATTCTGGCTGCGATTGGCTTTGCTTCGATTTGCGCTTCCAAAACAACATACGATCACCCACTTATTGGACATCTGTATTAAAAGTTTTGTCAAAAAAGAAGTCGGTTGTCAAGCGATAGAGGTCGGCGCTTGTTGTTCTTCTGTGTGATATGGTCATCCTGGAAGCGAGCGTTTGTCCTGTTGAACTGGAAGGAACGTAAAGTGCAGGCTAGCTCTGCATTTTTACGCTGCGTTTTTCTGTACTTCTATTATGCGATATACACACTATGGAACTGCTTCTACAAGTCTGTGCTCGAAGAGCTGGAGAGTTATCAACGTTCGACCAGTATTGAGTACAAGCCGGTTGTGCTGGATGTGAAAGTCAAATCGGCCCGGTCGGGGATGAAAATTGTTGATGCAAAGGAGTCGAGCGTTGGATAGCAGAGTCGGGGGCAATAAGAAAGAATCGGTCCGAAACACAATAGAGGCTCATACAGCCGTATTTTTATTGGGGCGACAGTAGAGGTTCTGTATATTGAATTATGTATATGCAGTTACGTGGTTCATGTAAATGCGATTACGAGGTTTTGTTTCCCCAAATTTGCATTAGGTATAATAGGGTTTAAGGCATTTACATAAAATTCACAAATCGACTTTCAGATTGGAGAAATTGTATTTCTGATTGAAACCGGGGGTTCGACTCCGTGCGGGGAAGGTCTTACTTGGAACATAACGCTCAAGGCGTCCCGATAACGAGGGATCGAAAATTGAATAAAAAAGTCGATACGACAGAACTGTTCAGAGGAAGTGATTCCTAGGAGTGGTTTTACATTGTCGCAATACAGCTTGAGAAGCCTATTTCGCCTTTACGGTCTTTACGTGTTGTAAGAGGGAACAAGCGTAAATCATAGCGGTCTAGCTTCTGCCAGAATGCGCTCCCGAAGCATTGGATGGATCGTGCTTTCAGTCACAACGTCAACAGGCATGTTCAGCAATTCTTCCAGATCCTGTTTGAATTCGATCCGATCCAAGAGATTCGGTTCTTCAAATTCAACCAGGAAATCAACGTCACTCTTATCAGTTTCTTCCCCACGAATTTGTGACCCGAATATCCGGATGTTTTTGACCCGGTATTTAGAAGCCAGATACAATATATCGTCCCGTTTGTTTAAAATGACGGGGTTCATTACAATCCCTCCAATGTTTCTGAGTCGGTAATTTTAAATTAAGGCTCTGTTAAATTGTGTTGTTGTTTTTTATTGAAGTAACGGGCAGGATAATTCAACTGAAGTCTACCACTGCGGCTTGCCTTTTCTTTATGACAAAGAGACTTTCTTTATCTATAAAGATATTGTTCCTTGATCAAGAAGTTTTTCCTTTAGGGAAAAAGGGGATCTTGTTAGCAGGTGAAAAGGAAGTTCTAGCTTAAAAAGTGAGTTCTGGCTTTATTGATACATGTCTTGAATAAGAATGCAAGTCCTTTTTTGTGGAAAAGGCAAAAAAAAATTTTCGTCAGGGACTTGCAAAATCGGATTAACATGATCCACGATCATAGCATCATCCAACATCAAGCAAAGCGGAGAGGAAGTTCTGACCCATCCTCTGGCAAAAAGTGAGTTCCATATTTTCAACAAGGGAGGCGGTTTCAGTATGGATTTTCGAGATCTGGTATCGGAAATCAAACAAAAAATCAACCTGCTGGAGTACGTCGGGAGGGATGTGCAGCTCAAACGCTCAGGGAGAAGCTACCGTGGCCGCTGCCCACATCCGAACCATCATGACGAGCATCCATCTTTTGTTGTCGGTCTGAACAGACGAAACCAGTTGGTAGTAAGTTGCTTTGGCTGCGGGGTGCTCAACATGGATGTGATCAACTATGTCCAGTTTCGTGATAACTGTGATTTTTTAACCGCCATTCAAAAGTTGTCGAGCGAGCTCGGAATCTCTATCGTAGAGGGAGGAAACGACAAACAGCCACTGGACGTGCAAGCTTTGTTATGGGATGTCATGGAGATCGGACGTGAGCAACTGAAGCACTCCCAGGCGGCCAAAGACTATCTTCTCAAAAAACGGCGTTTGTCCAAAGAGGTCATAGAGGAGGCTGGAATTGGTTTTGTGGCAGATGGCTACTCCCTGGTAAATCAACTAAAAAACAAGGGCTACTTGTGGAAACATCTCCAGTCGATTGGACTTGTGGGAGACAAGTATCGTTGCCGTTTTGTCAACCGGATCCTCATCCCTATTCTAAATAATGGAAAAATTGAAGCCATCGCTGGGAGGCAAATTTCGGACGATCAAAGAGACGATAAAAAATACACACGGTATCTGTATACCCAAACACCTGTTTCGGGAACATGTGTGTTCACCAATGATCTGAAGCATGGGAAGGCGTTTCTATTGGTGGAAGGCTTGATGGATCTGTTGAGCGCAAGAGCGTTGGGTGTCTCAAGCTGTGGTGCCCTGATCAGCACCGCATTTGCCGAGCGGGAGGCAGTTGGCAGCTTGTTAAAACGTTTCGAAAAGGTGTACGTCCTCCTGCATGAAGATGAGGCGGGGCAACGGGCGCTCGAGATCCTGCTCAAACGGTTTCCCAACCAGGTGATACCGGTTCACCTTCCCATCGGCTGTTCCGATTTGAACGATGCCCTCGTGCAGGGGAGGGACGCCGCTTGGTTGAGGGAACTACTCTATCAGGCGTTGCAAAATCATCACAAGGCAGTGTCCTAAAACTCCAAGACGGCTTCAACGGGCGATTACGCCCGCTACATAGTGGAACCGAGGTTCATAGCTTAGACGCAAAGGTCTTATCGTTCCGGTTGACCGGCTTTGTTTGGCCAATCCTGTGCCAACATGCCGTAAATCATATGGTCGACATAGTGGTCATAAAGCCATTCTGACGAGACACCTTTTCAGGCGGGGTAATACGGTGAAACGGCTGGGAACTCCCATGGATCCGGCGTGGGAACTGAACGTGTCTGGCTACCGGATTTTGATCTGCGGCAAATGGAGCGAGATCGAGAAGACGCATGAGCAAATGGGACTCAATATCTTCCAGATGTTGCAACTGCGAATCAATGAGGAGCTTGAGGAGGCGGTGAAACGGGAGGCTTGAACTATTTGGGACTGCGCTGGCGGTCCCGGTACATCACGAGATTATGTATGCGGGGAAATTCCCGCATTAGGCAGCACGCTTTATTAGAATCACATCCAGCCGCCGAAAGGCCTGTATCAGGCTAAGTGCTTCCGGCCCGATTTCGATGACGCCATGCCTGTTGCTTTTCAGGACAAACACCCTGATACCGTGCTTGATGATCAGTTCCTCAACCTGGACCACCTGTACCTGCGTTGCACCCAAGGTTTCTAAAGAGTCAACAAAGATTGCATCGTCCACTTCAAGATTAGCGGTGACTTAGGATATATCCACTGGTCCAAAGACCTCCGCTACCACATCATAAAAGTTTCTCACGAACACCTGTCCAGAGAGTTCAAACAGAGCTTCGTTGTCACCCGGTTTTGCAAACAACATGGACTGCTTGTCCAACATGAACACCACCCCCATACTTCTTTTGCCAAGAGGGTACGAAGGGTTAATACGAAAAAGCAAGTCCCCTGAAGGGAGTCAGGAGACAAAATCGTGAATTAAGGCCAAACAAATAGACGAGGTGGGAAACTCCTCGCATATAGAGGGCACCGGGTAGTCATCGTCCCAGTGACACTTCCCGTCGGGCAGCGTTGTGGGCCGCCGTATACCACGGGTTATGCTTTTGCTCCTCGGGTGGCAAAAATAGGATTTGCACATCCAAGTCGGGCCACTTTGATAGTATCGCCATCTTTGCCCCAGTAATTTGTTTCGACAGGCTCCTGACCGCTTCTTCGTTTGGACGTTCTATCAGCGTTTCGATACTTTGAACATCGGTGTAAACGATCACCTGGTCTGTCGGTGTGCTGATGCCCGGAACGCCGACCGTCAGTTCACGAAGTGCGAACAAGACCGCTTGAAGCTCGCCATGTGTGGACCGTAGTTTCATGGTCAGGTCATACACCTTTCGGGAACGAACGATGACGGAGCCATCGAACACGAAGGCTGCTGCGACACCGTGGGCTCCGAGTTTCTGAGAGATGGAACAATCGCAATAAATACGCATGGTGTGTCGGTCCCACAAATAATTGTCCATCTCGGCTTGTCGCTCTAGGGATGGCTGCCACTTTTTGGGCTTCAAGATCACGGGTGCAACGGGTTTCGGGATTCGTTTTGCCATTTAGTCACCATCCGTGCTATGAAACATTTGCGGGGTGGAGCTTGGAGGAAATCCACCCCACAGGGCACATGCATAAAATGGATTAAAAAGGTTTCATTCGGCGAATACCAAGTCGACTCGCTCGAGACACGATGGCTTGCCACGACCGGTGCGGGAGTGCAGCCTGGATCACCTCACGAGGTTCTTCCGGGTAGACCTGTCGGAGGGTTTCGTCCTCATCGGGGGACCATTCCTGTGCCCTTTTTAGGCGAAGTCGATTGGCACGAGTCCGGATACCTTGGATGGATCGTCCAGGCAGCAGTTTTTGTAGTTCTTCATATGAGAGTGAAGAGTAGTGTTCGACCAGTATCACTTCTTCCTCTGGCGTCCACTCATCACGGCGTTTTACGCCAAGGCGATTGGCACGAGATACGATGCTTGTCCAAGTTCGGCCAGGAAGGAGCGACATGATTTCGTTCTCGGTTCCGGTTGGATAATACTTTCGGATGATTTCGTCTTCTTCAGCCGAAAAGTTTTTTTTCTGTTTCGTGAGTCCGAGGCTTCTCGCTTTGTGAGAGATGGCATAGGAGCTTCGTGGTGTGGAAAGCTTGGCCTGCAATTCCTCCAACGGAATATGCCCGTAGTGGTGGAGTACAATGTTTGTATCGTCCACGCTCCACGGCATGCCGAAGTTGGCCTCTTCTTTCGGATCGAATGGAGGCTGATCGGGTGCGTAATAGAAGCGTTCTTTTTCCTCTACATCGGCGATAAACGAATCGTAGAAGGATCTTTCGCCCCGCAGTAAATCCTCAACAATGCGGATGATGGTATCGACAGCTTCCACAATGGCCTCTTTGGTGGGCTCCTCGAGCATCCAGATGGGCACCCATATCCACCCAAGTTCCTCTGCAAAACGCCGCTTCGCATAGTCCCGGTTACGTCGGTCGGCATGGGTGCGAACGTGGTTCACTTCGATGGCGACTTTCAGTCCATCCTCGAACTTTAAGGGAATATCGATTTGCCAGCCACGGCCTTGACTCCAGTCACGATTGTGCTGCCATGGTATAACTGCGTCTCCATAACGTTCAACAAGTGCGTTACGAATTAAGCGTTCAGCGAGTGAACCTTCTTCAAAGAAAGAGGTGTCCGACGTGCGGCGCTGCGAAACACCGGTTTCCTTTTTCACTTTGTTGGAGATGTGCCGAACGGCCTGATATTTTACCCCCAGTTCATAAGCAATTTCCTGCATGCTCATCCTTGTCAATTGAAGCATTGCCCGAATTGCCCGTTCCTGCTCGGGTGTTACCTTGCGATTGGCCAGTCCAAGGTTTTTTACCCGGCCGTGTATCGATGGAATAGAGCGCTGCAATTGTTGAGCAATATGCGGGATCGAGGCGCCCTGCGCATACCACTGTCTCAGAAAATCATCTTCGAAATCCGACCAGGGCTTGTCCTTGTAAGTCTCTGCCTCGTTTGTGGCTGTGCGAATATCTTGAAGGACGTTATACACGATTCGTTCGGTCACGGGTGCCAGGATGTTGTGGTCCTCGTTGAGGATTTCTGCCACTTGCTTGGCTGTGTGATGCTTGTACAGTTCACGGACCCTCTGCTGAAGGTACTCGGCGTCTTTGCGTTTTTGCGGCATAAGCTCGAAGGCCCCCTTTATTCCTCAAATGGTCGGATAGTCTCAGAGTATGTCGTTTTGGATGTCATTCGGTTCATCGGCGGTTTCGCCAGTTGGACGGTAACTCTGAGCGGAAGAGCGCAGTTCAAACGGATCGAGTTGCCTCTCCAGCACGATGAAGGAGTTTCCGATAGTAGCGATTGCAGATTGGACACTATGTAAGTCGACTGGAATTTCGTGTATGGTGGGCTCAACCATTCAGCGTCCTGTGGAGTATAAATCGTGAGCGTGACCGGGCGCTACGGATGGTGTGTGACGACTCGAACGTGTCTGGACAACTAGAACAATTTTCTCACCTCTTAATTAACCATTATTGCTATTGTATTGGGATTAATATAATCAGGTTATCGATATTGTCTGAGATGGAGGATATACGATGAACGCAACGGGGCAGCCACTGGTTGAGGGAAACCAAGCGATTGATCTGGTCAACACAGAGGAGATACGACGGGGCGTCCGGCGAGATTTCATCGGATCACCGGAAGACTTTACCATGTTGCTTACAAACGAAGAACTGGCGGGTGCGGTTTCAAAGGTGCAGATACCGTTCGAAGTGAAGGTTTGGTCTTCAAATGAAATCGAGAAAGTGCATAAACTGCGGGATGAGGTGCGAGAGATCCTTGAACAGGCTGCCGAAGACGAAGAGGTCGGCTTGGAATTTGTTGGCCGATTAGAGTCCTACATAGAGCAGGCACCGCTCACGTTGCGTCTACACGGGGGCGGGTAGTGCAGGTCCCGGTTGGTAACCCTGTGGAGCGGCTTTGTTCCCTGGTGACAGCGGACGTTTTGCGGCTGATCAGTGAGGGGCAAATAAAGTATTTGAGGCGATGTGGGAATCCGACATGTCTGTTCATTTTTACCGACAGGTCGGGTAGGCGAAAGTGGTGCTCGATGAGGAGGTGTGGTAATCGGGCGAACGGGGTGAAGCATTTGAAACGGAGAACGCATTCTGAACCATAGATGAAGATAAAATCTGCTGAATTAAATGAAGGTTGTGATGGAGCTGTTACCTGTACCGGTATGGCCCTTTCTCTTTTGTCGAGAGGGTGCATTAAAATGGGACGGGAACTCATACGGATTTTTCGCTCTGTAATTTTGGACATTTCCGTACCTCTCTTGGTATTGTTCCAGTAGAGCAGGCAAACAGCTTGACACGGGGTTGAGCAACCTGCCCGACCGGAAACAGGGATTCGATCACCTGCTGAATCCAGACGCTCTTTTCCAGGTGAAACTGCATTTTGGGGTTGACAACGATTAACCCCGGATAAAGCTGCAGTGCCTCGCCAAGACGCATTGCATTTTCAATGCCGGCCTGTTTAGCCGTAGGCGTAGCAGCCAAAATATGCCGAACCGCAAAGTCGGATCCCCCGACACCACCAATCAGGATCGGTTGAATCATCGTTTTACCGGCGTTTCAGGACAAACTCGGGACGGGAAACCACCTCACACTCCTATCTCACCCAAGATGGAAAAAGGCGAACCATCTGGTGCTTTGCCATGGTGTTGTCCAACTCCCGATTGCTCTATACCGAGTTTATTAAAAGCAGCGACCAATTGCATATCCCGCAAGCCCTGCGTCATGAATTGGAATTTTTTAGCAGGGTTGCGCAAACGATTGTGATCTAAAACTGGTTTCCCTTGGTGATTCGCAATGATGGCCAGGGAAACGTGATCTTTTCCGGGGACAGCGTATTAGGTATGATTCTCAAAGTTTTTGTTGTAATTTTTGACTTTGAGATCATGCATCTGATAATTTGAGTCCAGATTGATCGATGCCCACAACTCAATCACACATATTGGAGTACCCACCCTTGTTACATCGAAGGGAGATCCATTTCATCCCTTCCATCTTTATCAAAAGGGGTGGTTTTATGGCTAAGAAACACAAATCATATTATTGTGGAGGAAATGTTGTTTCACTCCCCATTCGACCGTCCAAAAGATACTTTTCCTACGAGAGATTAACGCTAACGGACGTACTTCTTCCTTTTATTGAGGGAGAACTCCTACGACGTTTACAAGACTACCAGCAGGTAGCAGAATCAGGGTATAATCAAGATGTGCGCACAGACGCATCTCGGAAGGACGGGGTTGCCTGATGAGGTGCGCTGTATATGTTCGTGTTTCCACTAATAAAGAGGAACAAAAGGGCAGTTTGGTAAACCAGAAGGACTTGTTCCTTGATTTCATCGCCAAACAAGGGTGGACCCTCTATGACATCTATATTGATGTTGAAACTGGAACCACGGACAAACGACCTAATTTTCAGAGGATGGTTGAGGACGCAGAAAACCGCAAGTTTGATTGTATCCTTGCAAAAGAACTGTCACGGATTGCCCGTAATGGAGAGTTGGCGTATAAAATCAAGAGGGTGTTGGAAGATAGCAAAATTCACTTCATTACTCTTGATGGCGCAATTAACACACTTGAAGGAAACCGTGATAAGTTTGGGCTCTTTGCCTGGTTGTATGAGGAGGAAAGCCAACGAACATCAAAGCGAATTCGGATGGCTCTTCGCCAAAAGGCGCTGAACGGCGAATTCAAGGGTTCGAACGCTCCTTATGGCTACTATGTTGAAAATAAACGCCTTATCAAACGTGATGATGAGACCGTCGATGCTGTCAAAACGATTTTCAGCCTTTATTTGCGGGGAATGGGAGTCGAAGCGATAGCCAAAGTGCTGAATGAAAAAGGCTATCCGACTCCTTCTCGAGTGGCTGGCAAAAAGAACGCTGGCGAGTTCTGGCACGGGTCTTCCGTCCTGAAAATCCTAAAGAACCCTCACTATGTGGGGGATCTGGTTCAGGGCAGAAGTCAAGTAGCTAGCGTGACGAACAAAAAGAGGCACGAAGTTCCTGAGGATGAATGGATCGTTGTTCCGAATACCCACGAACCAATCATCTCCAGAGAAGACTTCGATGCCGTTCAGCGATTGCTGTGGGATCGCTATGTACCACGCCCGAAAGCCAAAAAGCACCTTTTTACCAATTACGTTTTCTGCGCCGATTGTGGGAGCTCGTTGTGGTATTTGCACAACCGAAAAGGTTATGTCTGCGGACGATTCAAGAAACATGGTCTGCGTGCTTGTACCAGCCATAGCATCAAGGAGGATGCTCTCAAAGAACAGATCCTGTGGGATCTGCGAGACATGGCAAAGCTTGTGGTCGATAAGAACCTGTTTTTGAAGCGGTTTGAGAGCCACTGGAAAAAAGAGCAGCAAGATCGTCAGAAGAAAATGGTCGGTATCCAGCGGAAAATTGAGTCGCTTCAAAACGAGAACAAGAAGTTTCTGAAGCTTCTCGCTCAAGAGGTGATTTCGCAGGAAGAATACCGGGCGGTCGTGGACGAGAATCAGAGAGAAATCCAAGTACTACAAGAGCAGTTGACCGAAATCAAGGGTATTTTAGAATCCCACTCGTCAAACGTTTTAATGGCACAAAGGGTGATGAGCGAGCTTGATCGGATCCTTGAGTTCGAGGATTTGACAGAAGAGCTACTTCACCGTCTGGTGAAGCGCATCGAGGTGACTGATGATCACAGAGCGATTGTTTATTATCGCTTTGCAGATCCGTTCGCTTTGATGGCATAAAGATGGGAGCGTGGGAGGCTCTTCGGAGTCTCCTTTTATCGCCCAAATCGGTAGTGACCAGCACACGCCACATGTGGAGTGTGTTGCTTTATTGACCTTGACATAACAGGGGGGGTGCTGATCGAAAAACCTGATTGACCACATTTTGACCACGCTATTTGCGGCTCGCTTGTTTCAGTGCTTTGCTGAATCTTTTTGCTGCAGCTCCTGTATATCCGGCAGGACGTGAGAATAGATGTCGAGTGTCATTTGTACGGAGGAGTGTCGAAGCCTTTCGCTCACAACCTTTGGGTTCTCGCCAAGTTTTAAAAAAAGCGTGGCGTGGGTGTGTCGGAGATCGTGAATACGAATCTAAAGCAGCCATCGGCTGATTTGCAAACATGGCTCCCGACTCGTCAATCAGTTTATCCATTTGGCTACGGTCATGCCGCTTGGCTGGGTTAA encodes:
- a CDS encoding CHC2 zinc finger domain-containing protein, translated to MDFRDLVSEIKQKINLLEYVGRDVQLKRSGRSYRGRCPHPNHHDEHPSFVVGLNRRNQLVVSCFGCGVLNMDVINYVQFRDNCDFLTAIQKLSSELGISIVEGGNDKQPLDVQALLWDVMEIGREQLKHSQAAKDYLLKKRRLSKEVIEEAGIGFVADGYSLVNQLKNKGYLWKHLQSIGLVGDKYRCRFVNRILIPILNNGKIEAIAGRQISDDQRDDKKYTRYLYTQTPVSGTCVFTNDLKHGKAFLLVEGLMDLLSARALGVSSCGALISTAFAEREAVGSLLKRFEKVYVLLHEDEAGQRALEILLKRFPNQVIPVHLPIGCSDLNDALVQGRDAAWLRELLYQALQNHHKAVS
- a CDS encoding Y-family DNA polymerase, which encodes MIQPILIGGVGGSDFAVRHILAATPTAKQAGIENAMRLGEALQLYPGLIVVNPKMQFHLEKSVWIQQVIESLFPVGQVAQPRVKLFACSTGTIPREVRKCPKLQSEKSV
- a CDS encoding recombinase family protein, which encodes MRCAVYVRVSTNKEEQKGSLVNQKDLFLDFIAKQGWTLYDIYIDVETGTTDKRPNFQRMVEDAENRKFDCILAKELSRIARNGELAYKIKRVLEDSKIHFITLDGAINTLEGNRDKFGLFAWLYEEESQRTSKRIRMALRQKALNGEFKGSNAPYGYYVENKRLIKRDDETVDAVKTIFSLYLRGMGVEAIAKVLNEKGYPTPSRVAGKKNAGEFWHGSSVLKILKNPHYVGDLVQGRSQVASVTNKKRHEVPEDEWIVVPNTHEPIISREDFDAVQRLLWDRYVPRPKAKKHLFTNYVFCADCGSSLWYLHNRKGYVCGRFKKHGLRACTSHSIKEDALKEQILWDLRDMAKLVVDKNLFLKRFESHWKKEQQDRQKKMVGIQRKIESLQNENKKFLKLLAQEVISQEEYRAVVDENQREIQVLQEQLTEIKGILESHSSNVLMAQRVMSELDRILEFEDLTEELLHRLVKRIEVTDDHRAIVYYRFADPFALMA
- a CDS encoding CGNR zinc finger domain-containing protein is translated as MTADVLRLISEGQIKYLRRCGNPTCLFIFTDRSGRRKWCSMRRCGNRANGVKHLKRRTHSEP
- a CDS encoding ABATE domain-containing protein — encoded protein: MNATGQPLVEGNQAIDLVNTEEIRRGVRRDFIGSPEDFTMLLTNEELAGAVSKVQIPFEVKVWSSNEIEKVHKLRDEVREILEQAAEDEEVGLEFVGRLESYIEQAPLTLRLHGGG
- a CDS encoding nucleotidyltransferase family protein; protein product: MNPVILNKRDDILYLASKYRVKNIRIFGSQIRGEETDKSDVDFLVEFEEPNLLDRIEFKQDLEELLNMPVDVVTESTIHPMLRERILAEARPL